One Candidatus Zixiibacteriota bacterium DNA segment encodes these proteins:
- a CDS encoding NAD-dependent deacylase, with protein sequence MFSQALKSLLRSDKRVVVLTGAGISAESGVPTFRGKDGLWKKFKPEELATFDAFISNPQLVWEWYQYRRKLISEIKPNPGHHSLVKMEDFFEDFHLITQNVDGLHQKAGSKKVIELHGNIKRNKCIKCGRKYEELEFPSGEIPPKCTCGGMFRPDVVWFGEMLPSQAINEAYKFSSLCDIFFSIGTSAIVYPAAHLPVVAKQGGAYLVEINIERTELSDLADEVLLGKAGEIMPEIAGAIRETQE encoded by the coding sequence ATGTTTTCACAGGCTTTAAAATCTTTGCTTAGATCGGATAAACGCGTAGTGGTCTTAACTGGGGCTGGGATTTCTGCGGAAAGCGGGGTTCCTACTTTCAGAGGGAAGGATGGGCTATGGAAAAAGTTCAAACCAGAGGAGTTGGCTACATTTGATGCCTTTATCTCCAATCCCCAACTGGTCTGGGAATGGTATCAATACAGGAGGAAACTTATCTCTGAGATCAAGCCAAATCCGGGTCACCATAGCCTGGTGAAAATGGAAGATTTTTTTGAAGATTTCCACCTTATAACCCAGAATGTGGATGGATTACACCAGAAAGCGGGCTCAAAAAAGGTTATCGAACTGCATGGAAATATAAAGAGGAACAAATGCATAAAATGCGGGCGAAAATATGAAGAGTTGGAGTTTCCTTCAGGAGAAATTCCTCCTAAATGCACTTGCGGCGGGATGTTTCGTCCGGATGTGGTCTGGTTTGGTGAGATGCTGCCATCTCAGGCTATAAATGAAGCTTATAAGTTTTCCTCTTTATGCGACATTTTTTTCTCCATAGGCACCTCAGCAATAGTCTACCCAGCTGCTCACCTGCCAGTTGTGGCAAAGCAGGGAGGAGCTTATCTGGTCGAAATAAATATCGAAAGGACCGAGTTGTCTGATTTGGCAGATGAGGTTTTATTGGGCAAAGCCGGGGAGATTATGCCTGAAATAGCTGGGGCGATAAGGGAAACGCAGGAATAG
- a CDS encoding ferritin, producing MSKKLNDQLNEAIAREIAVSIQYMWQHVMGDGMESPAVTEIVKKTAVTEMKHAEAIAERLDFLGGVPTTQPTPIKIGKTLTNMIELDIEAEKDAIRLYKEIINLADEEKDVVTRKLFEDILTDEEGHLNEFQTLLKKK from the coding sequence ATGAGCAAAAAGTTAAATGACCAACTGAATGAGGCGATTGCCCGGGAGATCGCGGTATCCATTCAGTATATGTGGCAGCACGTGATGGGTGACGGGATGGAAAGCCCGGCAGTGACTGAAATCGTCAAGAAAACAGCTGTCACAGAGATGAAGCACGCTGAGGCTATAGCCGAAAGACTCGATTTCTTAGGAGGAGTGCCTACCACCCAGCCCACTCCGATTAAGATCGGCAAAACCCTGACCAATATGATTGAACTCGATATTGAGGCTGAGAAGGATGCTATAAGGCTTTATAAGGAGATCATCAACTTGGCGGATGAGGAGAAAGATGTCGTAACCCGCAAGCTGTTTGAGGATATCCTCACAGATGAAGAAGGACACCTGAACGAGTTTCAGACCCTGCTGAAGAAGAAATAG
- the carB gene encoding carbamoyl-phosphate synthase large subunit, whose protein sequence is MPKRTDIKKILIIGSGPIVIGQACEFDYSGTQACKVLKEEGYEVILVNNNPATIMTDPELAFKTYIEPLTLPILEKIIEKERPQALLPTLGGQTGLNLATQLADSGILDQYGVELIGAPLKSIKLSEQRELFKEAMTQIGLEVPRSGIVKSIDEAKILARRLGYPMVIRPSFTLGGSGGGIAYNLEELKKTVMLGLDLSPVKSVLIEESVIGWKEYELEVMRDKKDNVVIICSIENLDPMGIHTGDSITVAPAQTLTDKEYQRMRDAAIKIIRQIGVETGGSNIQFAINPDSGRLLVIEMNPRVSRSSALASKATGFPIAKIAAKLAVGYNLDEIPNDITKKTPACFEPALDYVVVKIPRFTFDKFPEASPVLTTQMKSVGEAMAIGRNFKEALQKGFRSLEAGYSGLTDSSVYKDHSIEELRKKLIVPDRERVIYLKKGFELGMGVEEAYNLTKIDQWFLYQIKEIVDLEEELKEYRKESLDLFEKGYKRTKLEIPYELLLKAKKYGFSDKQLSALLGLDEDWIRRKRKSSGIIPVFKTVDTCAGEFESYTPYFYSTYEEEDEGRYSEKKKIIILGTGPNRIGQGIEFDYASVHACMAFREEGFETIMVNCNPETVSTDYDTPDRLYFEPITKEDVLNIVEKEKPFGVAIQFGGQTPLKLALDLEKAGVNIVGTSPANIDLAEDRKKFGMVVEKLNIPQPPNRFIIHPEKAKSAATQLGYPVLIRPSYVLGGQAMQIVYDENSLDEYIKKAKEVSPEHPILMDKFIEDAIEVEVDAVSDGEDTFIGGIMEHIEEAGIHSGDSSCVLPPYSLSEDEIEKIREYTKVISRELKIIGLLNIQYAIKNEQVYLLEVNPRASRTVPFVSKSIGIPLAKLAAKVMVGRKLKELLPQRLPRINHVSVKVPVFPFIKFSEVDFLLSPQMKSTGESMGIDKDLGKAFAKAYTGPNQFSGLPKTGTVFISVKNKDKRSVVFLAKRLESLGFRIVATSGTARVLANSGIKVEPVYKVKEGRPNIVDRLKNKEIDLVINTPSDGTSHIDSFSIRRSAIEYNIPCITTLSGAQAAINAIEGLLKEELEVRALQDYFKE, encoded by the coding sequence ATGCCTAAAAGAACAGACATAAAAAAGATTCTGATAATCGGCTCAGGACCGATTGTGATCGGGCAGGCTTGTGAGTTCGATTATTCAGGCACTCAAGCCTGCAAGGTCTTGAAAGAGGAAGGCTATGAGGTAATCCTGGTAAATAATAACCCGGCAACTATAATGACTGATCCGGAACTTGCTTTCAAGACTTATATAGAGCCTTTGACCCTGCCGATTTTAGAAAAGATAATCGAAAAGGAAAGGCCACAGGCACTCCTTCCCACCTTAGGGGGCCAGACCGGGCTGAACTTAGCAACACAGCTTGCAGACTCAGGGATTTTGGACCAGTATGGAGTTGAGCTTATAGGTGCACCTTTGAAAAGCATAAAGCTTTCTGAGCAGAGAGAGCTTTTCAAAGAAGCAATGACCCAGATAGGCTTGGAAGTTCCCAGGAGCGGGATTGTCAAATCCATTGACGAGGCAAAGATTTTGGCAAGGAGGCTGGGTTACCCAATGGTTATAAGGCCAAGCTTCACGCTCGGAGGGAGCGGAGGTGGGATCGCATACAATTTAGAGGAGCTGAAAAAAACAGTGATGTTGGGTCTGGATTTAAGCCCGGTCAAGTCGGTTTTAATTGAGGAATCTGTGATCGGCTGGAAAGAGTATGAATTGGAGGTGATGAGGGATAAAAAGGACAACGTGGTGATAATCTGCTCTATTGAGAATTTAGACCCGATGGGGATTCATACTGGGGACTCGATAACTGTTGCTCCTGCTCAAACTCTGACTGATAAAGAATATCAGAGAATGAGGGATGCGGCGATTAAGATTATCCGTCAAATCGGAGTGGAGACCGGAGGCTCCAATATCCAGTTTGCCATAAATCCTGACTCAGGCAGGCTTTTGGTTATAGAGATGAACCCCAGGGTCTCCCGCAGCTCAGCCTTAGCCTCAAAAGCCACAGGATTTCCCATTGCCAAGATCGCAGCCAAGCTTGCAGTAGGGTATAACCTGGATGAAATACCGAATGATATCACCAAAAAGACTCCAGCCTGTTTTGAGCCGGCTTTGGATTATGTGGTAGTGAAGATTCCACGCTTTACCTTTGACAAATTCCCAGAAGCAAGCCCGGTTCTTACCACCCAGATGAAATCTGTGGGTGAGGCTATGGCTATTGGAAGAAATTTCAAAGAGGCATTGCAGAAAGGGTTCAGGTCTTTAGAGGCAGGTTATTCAGGTTTAACCGACTCGTCTGTTTATAAAGATCACAGCATAGAAGAACTCAGAAAGAAGTTGATAGTACCGGACAGGGAAAGGGTCATATACCTGAAAAAGGGGTTTGAACTGGGAATGGGGGTGGAGGAAGCCTATAATCTTACCAAAATCGACCAATGGTTTCTGTATCAGATCAAGGAGATAGTGGACTTAGAAGAAGAGCTGAAAGAGTACAGAAAAGAAAGTCTGGACCTTTTTGAAAAAGGTTACAAAAGAACCAAACTGGAAATCCCGTATGAGCTTCTGCTGAAGGCTAAAAAATATGGGTTTTCTGATAAGCAGCTTTCAGCCCTTTTAGGTTTAGATGAGGACTGGATCAGAAGAAAAAGGAAATCGTCAGGGATTATTCCAGTTTTCAAGACCGTGGACACCTGTGCCGGTGAGTTTGAATCTTACACCCCTTATTTTTACTCCACCTACGAAGAGGAGGACGAGGGGAGGTATTCGGAAAAGAAGAAAATCATAATCCTTGGCACAGGTCCCAACCGGATAGGTCAGGGGATTGAGTTCGATTATGCCTCAGTGCATGCTTGCATGGCTTTCAGGGAAGAGGGTTTTGAGACCATCATGGTCAACTGCAATCCGGAGACGGTCTCCACTGATTACGATACACCAGACAGATTATATTTTGAGCCTATCACCAAAGAAGATGTTCTGAACATAGTCGAAAAAGAAAAACCTTTTGGAGTGGCGATTCAGTTTGGCGGACAGACTCCGTTGAAATTAGCATTGGATTTGGAAAAGGCTGGAGTAAATATAGTTGGCACTTCTCCTGCAAATATCGACCTGGCTGAGGACCGGAAGAAGTTCGGCATGGTTGTGGAGAAGCTGAATATACCTCAACCGCCTAACAGGTTTATAATCCATCCCGAAAAAGCAAAATCTGCTGCAACTCAATTAGGCTATCCGGTGTTGATCCGGCCTTCCTATGTTCTGGGTGGCCAGGCAATGCAGATTGTGTATGATGAGAACTCTTTAGATGAATATATAAAAAAAGCAAAAGAAGTCTCGCCTGAGCATCCGATCCTGATGGACAAGTTTATCGAGGATGCCATAGAAGTAGAAGTAGATGCAGTCTCGGATGGAGAAGATACCTTCATCGGCGGCATAATGGAGCATATCGAGGAAGCCGGAATCCACTCAGGGGATTCCTCATGTGTTCTTCCCCCTTATTCTCTGTCTGAAGATGAGATCGAAAAGATCAGGGAGTATACTAAGGTCATCTCAAGGGAATTGAAGATCATCGGGCTTTTGAATATCCAGTATGCCATAAAAAACGAGCAGGTCTACCTCTTAGAAGTTAATCCTAGGGCTTCGAGAACAGTTCCCTTTGTCTCCAAAAGCATCGGAATACCTTTGGCTAAGTTGGCAGCCAAGGTAATGGTAGGCAGAAAGTTAAAAGAGCTCTTGCCTCAGAGACTGCCTCGAATAAATCATGTCTCGGTAAAAGTGCCGGTATTTCCCTTTATAAAATTCTCAGAAGTAGATTTTCTATTAAGCCCTCAGATGAAGTCGACTGGTGAATCTATGGGGATAGACAAGGATTTAGGAAAAGCTTTTGCCAAAGCCTATACCGGTCCGAATCAATTCTCTGGACTTCCGAAAACGGGAACCGTTTTCATTAGCGTAAAAAATAAAGATAAGAGAAGCGTGGTATTCTTAGCCAAGAGATTGGAGAGTCTCGGCTTCAGGATTGTTGCGACCTCCGGCACAGCCAGGGTTTTGGCAAATAGCGGGATTAAAGTGGAGCCGGTTTATAAAGTCAAAGAGGGAAGGCCAAACATTGTCGATCGACTGAAAAATAAGGAGATCGACCTGGTCATCAATACCCCCTCAGACGGAACTTCACATATTGACTCTTTTTCAATCCGCAGGTCAGCAATAGAATATAACATCCCCTGCATAACCACCCTTTCCGGAGCCCAGGCAGCAATTAATGCTATCGAGGGGCTGCTTAAAGAAGAATTAGAGGTAAGGGCTTTGCAGGATTATTTCAAAGAGTAG
- the carA gene encoding glutamine-hydrolyzing carbamoyl-phosphate synthase small subunit: protein MKAILALEDGKVFEGRAFGSIGESSGEVVFNTSMMGYQEILTDPSYNGQIVVMTYPLIGNYGLNEEDFESKKPFVKGFVVKEHSLFPSNWRSQYNLDEFLKRYNIIGIEDIDTRALTLHLRNFGAKKGIISSVDLDRNRLVQKAKDSPSIVGKDLVSEITAPTEFRWDGKYQVKKEKIYKVIAYDFGIKYNILKKLSSYGCEVTVVPAFTPAEDVIFRKPDGIFLSNGPGDPEAVSYAIKTVRRLIGLRPIFGICLGHQILALALGAKTFKLKFGHHGANHPVKNLITGKIEITAQNHGFAVEESSLKGAGLVLTHLNLNDNTVEGMRHEDYPLFSVQYHPEASPGPHDSDYLFEKFMELMKTGV, encoded by the coding sequence ATGAAAGCAATCTTAGCTTTAGAAGATGGGAAGGTTTTTGAGGGGAGAGCTTTTGGCTCAATTGGTGAGTCATCTGGTGAGGTGGTTTTTAATACCTCGATGATGGGGTATCAGGAGATCCTGACTGATCCTTCTTATAATGGCCAGATTGTGGTGATGACCTATCCCCTGATCGGGAATTATGGCTTGAACGAAGAGGATTTTGAATCGAAAAAACCTTTTGTCAAGGGCTTTGTGGTCAAGGAGCATTCTCTTTTCCCTTCAAACTGGCGCTCTCAATATAACTTAGATGAATTCTTGAAAAGATATAATATAATCGGAATCGAGGATATTGATACCAGAGCATTAACCTTACATCTGCGGAATTTCGGAGCGAAAAAAGGGATAATCTCGTCTGTTGATTTAGACAGGAATAGATTAGTCCAGAAAGCAAAAGATTCTCCGAGCATTGTGGGAAAGGACTTAGTCTCTGAGATTACTGCTCCAACTGAATTCAGATGGGATGGGAAATATCAAGTCAAAAAGGAGAAAATCTACAAGGTCATTGCGTATGATTTCGGGATCAAGTATAATATCTTAAAGAAACTTTCTTCTTATGGATGTGAAGTGACAGTTGTGCCGGCTTTCACGCCGGCTGAAGATGTTATTTTCAGAAAACCAGATGGGATATTTTTGTCCAATGGACCAGGTGACCCAGAGGCGGTTTCCTATGCTATTAAAACGGTGAGAAGGCTAATAGGTTTAAGGCCCATATTCGGAATATGCTTGGGACATCAGATATTAGCTTTAGCCTTAGGTGCAAAGACCTTTAAATTGAAATTCGGGCATCATGGGGCAAACCATCCGGTGAAAAATTTGATTACCGGGAAAATAGAAATCACTGCTCAGAATCATGGTTTTGCAGTGGAAGAAAGCTCCCTGAAAGGAGCAGGTCTGGTTTTGACTCATCTAAATCTGAATGACAATACGGTCGAGGGGATGCGGCATGAGGATTATCCTTTGTTCTCAGTGCAATATCATCCGGAAGCCTCACCCGGACCCCATGATTCGGATTACCTTTTTGAGAAGTTTATGGAGTTGATGAAAACTGGAGTGTGA
- a CDS encoding RluA family pseudouridine synthase, whose amino-acid sequence MDQTIQLKPTLEDKGKRLDLFLAGKNLNLSRSRIQKLIDEGKITVQDKKVKSHYKIKGDEKIVIEIPPPEKLSLEPQDIPLDIVYEDKDLLAVNKPAGMVVHPAAGNYKDTLVNALLFHCKDLSGINGVLRPGIVHRLDKNTSGLLVVAKNDFAHTNLADQLKNRTLTREYAAFCWGNLPKEKGVVETLIGRSGGDRKMMTVVKQKGREAITEYEVLERFPLGDYLRIKLKTGRTHQIRVHFLYLNHPVMGDPEYGGRKKHLGMIKGDLKGLANQVLKLIDRQALHAKKIGFVHPRTKKYMEFESELPGDMKGLLEFLRKR is encoded by the coding sequence ATGGACCAGACTATTCAGTTAAAACCTACCTTAGAAGATAAAGGCAAAAGGCTGGATCTATTCCTCGCAGGAAAAAATCTCAATCTTTCCCGCTCCAGGATTCAGAAATTGATTGACGAGGGTAAGATTACAGTTCAGGATAAAAAGGTAAAATCTCATTACAAAATAAAAGGTGACGAGAAAATTGTTATTGAAATTCCCCCTCCAGAAAAGTTATCTTTAGAGCCACAGGATATTCCTCTGGATATTGTTTATGAGGATAAGGACTTATTAGCCGTCAACAAGCCTGCCGGGATGGTGGTTCATCCTGCAGCCGGGAATTACAAAGACACTTTGGTCAATGCTCTTCTGTTTCACTGTAAAGATTTATCCGGCATAAATGGAGTCCTGCGTCCGGGTATCGTTCACCGGCTGGATAAAAACACTTCCGGGCTTTTGGTCGTAGCAAAAAATGATTTTGCGCATACTAATCTGGCTGATCAACTGAAGAACAGAACTCTAACCAGGGAATATGCGGCATTCTGTTGGGGGAATTTGCCCAAAGAGAAAGGTGTGGTAGAGACTTTGATCGGAAGGTCCGGCGGTGATAGAAAGATGATGACTGTGGTAAAGCAAAAAGGGAGGGAGGCAATTACCGAATATGAGGTTTTGGAGAGATTCCCACTTGGGGATTACCTCAGAATCAAGCTCAAAACCGGAAGGACCCACCAGATCAGGGTCCATTTTTTATATCTGAACCACCCAGTTATGGGCGACCCGGAATATGGTGGCAGGAAAAAGCATCTGGGGATGATAAAGGGGGATTTGAAAGGTTTAGCAAATCAGGTTTTGAAATTAATTGATAGACAGGCGCTGCATGCGAAGAAAATCGGATTTGTTCATCCGAGAACTAAAAAATATATGGAGTTTGAATCGGAATTGCCGGGGGATATGAAAGGGCTGTTGGAGTTTTTGAGGAAGCGATGA
- the lspA gene encoding signal peptidase II, which produces MRRKILWVSLLVLLLDQLSKALVANSMKIGESIPVLDNFFRLTYVLNPGGAFGTKLGGNLFYTFLSIFAILIAGYFFLKSKREDKLLQISFALVLGGALGNLIDRFRLGEVIDFLDFDFINIRIPPFKLGFIDFSGFYMERWPVFNIADSAVTIGMILILWYVIRPQKLGSVASPEAT; this is translated from the coding sequence TTGAGAAGAAAAATCTTATGGGTTAGCCTTCTGGTCTTATTATTAGACCAATTGTCCAAAGCCCTGGTGGCAAACTCTATGAAAATAGGTGAGTCCATCCCGGTTCTGGACAATTTTTTTAGATTGACCTATGTTTTAAATCCCGGCGGTGCCTTCGGCACTAAATTAGGGGGGAATCTTTTCTACACTTTCCTTTCGATTTTTGCCATACTCATCGCCGGCTACTTTTTCCTAAAAAGTAAAAGAGAAGATAAATTGCTACAAATATCCTTTGCCCTGGTCCTGGGAGGTGCCTTAGGCAATCTCATAGACCGCTTCCGGCTGGGTGAGGTTATAGATTTTCTGGATTTTGATTTCATAAATATAAGGATTCCTCCGTTTAAATTGGGATTTATCGATTTCTCAGGTTTTTATATGGAACGCTGGCCGGTTTTCAACATAGCAGATAGTGCAGTAACGATAGGAATGATTTTGATATTGTGGTATGTGATAAGACCCCAAAAACTCGGTAGCGTTGCCTCTCCTGAGGCAACGTAA
- a CDS encoding TraR/DksA C4-type zinc finger protein, whose protein sequence is MKKKDLEKYEKLLLAKRAELITELGLLKKDALDTTIKDSTGDLSSYSYHMADQGTDAMEREKAFLFASKNGRLLYHIDEALRRIQDKTYGKCQECGQEISATRLEAVPHARLCIKCKEKEEKKKLVESE, encoded by the coding sequence ATGAAGAAAAAAGACCTGGAAAAATACGAAAAGCTACTTTTGGCTAAAAGGGCTGAGCTTATCACTGAGTTAGGGCTTCTGAAAAAGGATGCCCTGGACACTACCATCAAGGACTCCACCGGAGACCTGTCTTCCTATTCTTATCATATGGCTGATCAGGGAACTGATGCCATGGAAAGGGAAAAGGCGTTCCTGTTTGCCTCCAAGAACGGAAGACTTCTTTACCACATCGACGAGGCTCTGCGCCGCATACAAGACAAGACCTACGGCAAGTGTCAGGAATGCGGACAGGAGATAAGCGCAACCAGATTAGAGGCAGTCCCTCATGCCCGGCTGTGCATCAAGTGCAAGGAAAAGGAAGAGAAAAAGAAGCTGGTGGAAAGCGAATAG